The proteins below are encoded in one region of Sideroxydans lithotrophicus ES-1:
- a CDS encoding ATP-binding cassette domain-containing protein encodes MPYITLDKASLAFGHVALLDHVDFQLDEGERVGLIGRNGGGKSSLLKVLAGQAHLDDGTLWRQPSTRICYVSQEPVLDSNATVFDEVARGLGELHQIITDYHHLSHQLGEPDADYDKLLEAMQPLQTALEAQNGWAVQARIETAIQRLELDPEALVGSLSGGVRKRVALAQALVAEPEVLILDEPTNHLDFSSIEWLEGLLKDFRGSVLLVTHDRRFLDNVATRIVELDRGKLASFPGNFAAYQKIKERMLADEAVVNAKFDKVLAQEEVWIRQGVKARRTRNEGRVLRLEALRLERAARREKQGKVEMNLDVGDRSGKLVAELEHVNKSFGARKIIDDFSCRIQRGDKIGLLGPNGAGKSTLLKIILGEQAPDSGTVKLGTKISVAYFDQLRAQLDDNATLADTISQGSDFIEIGGAKKHVISYLGDFLFAPERARSPVKSLSGGERNRLLLARLFTRPSNVLVLDEPTNDLDIETLELLEELLAQYDGTLFLVSHDRAFLDNVVTQVIAFEGDGKLMEYVGGYEDWVRVKKFQATQKVAPATPAKPAAKAPDEKPKANSKRSFKEQKELDEMPKRIEVLEREQEDIAAALGSGTLFRDNPAHAKQLQERADKIDEELLELMARWETLEKK; translated from the coding sequence ATGCCGTATATCACGCTGGATAAAGCCTCGCTGGCTTTTGGTCATGTCGCACTACTGGATCATGTGGATTTTCAACTCGACGAGGGCGAGCGTGTCGGCCTGATCGGGCGCAACGGCGGTGGCAAGTCCAGCCTGCTCAAGGTGCTGGCCGGGCAGGCGCATCTGGACGACGGCACGCTGTGGCGCCAACCGTCCACGCGCATCTGCTACGTCAGCCAGGAACCGGTGCTGGATTCCAATGCCACGGTGTTCGACGAAGTGGCGCGCGGTTTGGGCGAATTGCACCAGATCATCACCGACTATCATCACTTGTCGCACCAGTTGGGCGAGCCGGATGCCGATTACGATAAGCTGCTGGAAGCCATGCAGCCGCTGCAGACCGCGCTGGAAGCGCAGAACGGCTGGGCGGTGCAGGCGCGCATCGAGACCGCCATCCAGCGGCTGGAGCTCGATCCGGAAGCACTGGTGGGCTCGCTCTCCGGCGGCGTGCGCAAGCGCGTGGCGCTGGCGCAGGCGCTGGTGGCCGAGCCGGAAGTATTGATCCTCGACGAGCCGACCAACCACCTCGATTTCTCCTCCATCGAATGGCTGGAAGGTCTGCTGAAAGACTTTCGCGGCAGCGTGCTGCTGGTCACCCACGACCGGCGCTTCCTCGACAACGTCGCCACGCGCATCGTCGAACTCGACCGCGGCAAGCTGGCAAGCTTCCCCGGCAATTTCGCCGCTTACCAGAAGATCAAGGAACGCATGCTGGCCGACGAGGCGGTGGTGAACGCCAAGTTCGACAAGGTGCTGGCGCAGGAAGAGGTGTGGATACGCCAGGGCGTGAAGGCACGGCGCACGCGCAACGAGGGCCGTGTGCTGCGGCTGGAAGCATTGCGGCTGGAGCGTGCCGCGCGGCGCGAGAAGCAGGGCAAGGTCGAGATGAACCTCGACGTGGGCGACCGTTCCGGCAAGCTGGTGGCGGAACTGGAGCATGTAAACAAATCGTTCGGCGCGCGCAAGATCATCGACGATTTCTCCTGCCGCATCCAGCGCGGCGACAAGATCGGCCTGCTCGGCCCCAACGGCGCGGGCAAGAGCACCTTGCTCAAGATCATATTGGGTGAGCAGGCGCCGGATTCCGGCACGGTGAAGCTGGGCACGAAGATCAGCGTGGCCTACTTCGACCAGTTGCGCGCGCAGCTTGACGACAACGCCACGCTGGCGGACACCATCAGCCAGGGTTCGGATTTCATCGAGATCGGCGGCGCCAAGAAGCACGTCATCAGCTACCTCGGCGATTTCCTGTTCGCGCCGGAACGCGCGCGCTCGCCGGTGAAGTCGCTCTCCGGCGGCGAACGCAACCGCCTGCTGCTGGCCCGCCTGTTCACGCGGCCCAGCAACGTGCTGGTGCTGGACGAGCCGACCAATGACCTCGACATCGAGACACTGGAACTGCTGGAAGAGTTGCTGGCACAGTACGACGGCACGCTGTTCCTGGTCAGCCACGACCGCGCCTTCCTCGATAACGTGGTGACGCAAGTAATCGCTTTCGAGGGTGACGGCAAGCTGATGGAATACGTCGGCGGCTACGAGGATTGGGTCAGGGTGAAGAAATTCCAGGCTACGCAGAAAGTGGCGCCGGCCACGCCCGCCAAGCCTGCCGCCAAAGCGCCGGACGAAAAGCCGAAGGCGAACAGCAAGCGCAGCTTCAAGGAGCAGAAAGAGCTGGACGAGATGCCGAAGCGCATTGAGGTGCTGGAGCGCGAGCAGGAAGACATCGCCGCAGCGCTTGGCTCGGGCACCCTGTTTCGCGATAATCCGGCACATGCCAAGCAGTTGCAGGAGCGCGCTGACAAGATCGACGAGGAGTTGTTGGAGTTGATGGCGCGCTGGGAGACGCTGGAGAAAAAATAG
- a CDS encoding peroxiredoxin has protein sequence MKWLILFGLLAAFALLVSQMARAGELPKVGEAAPDFELPDQNGVKHSLKQFSGSWLVLYFYPKDDTPGCTQEACAFRDDLHKLTAMGAQVVGISVDDSTSHAEFARKYHLPFPLLADGSTEVAARYGALMDLWLFKFAKRYTFLIDPQGRIAKVYEKVDTSRHSTEIIEDLKQLTMKGK, from the coding sequence ATGAAATGGCTGATCTTGTTCGGTTTGCTGGCTGCTTTTGCCCTGTTGGTGAGCCAGATGGCACGGGCAGGCGAGCTGCCCAAGGTGGGCGAAGCGGCCCCGGACTTCGAGTTGCCCGACCAGAACGGGGTGAAGCACAGCCTGAAGCAATTCTCGGGCAGCTGGCTGGTGCTGTATTTCTATCCCAAGGACGACACGCCGGGCTGCACGCAGGAGGCATGCGCCTTCCGCGACGACCTGCACAAGCTGACGGCCATGGGCGCGCAAGTGGTGGGCATCAGCGTGGACGACAGCACAAGCCATGCAGAATTCGCCAGAAAATACCATCTGCCGTTCCCGCTGCTGGCAGACGGATCCACCGAGGTGGCTGCACGTTATGGCGCGCTGATGGATCTATGGCTGTTCAAGTTTGCCAAACGCTACACTTTCCTGATCGACCCGCAGGGCAGGATCGCCAAGGTGTACGAGAAGGTCGATACCTCGAGACATTCGACAGAGATCATCGAGGATCTGAAGCAGCTGACTATGAAAGGGAAGTGA
- the alr gene encoding alanine racemase, with product MSRPIQAHIDLSALQNNLRVARRTASSRIMAVIKANAYGHGLLRVAEALNEAEGFALLDVRDAIALREAGFRQTILLLEGFFDAEELPLLAEYELGSVIHSTRQLAMLDACPRRNSLEVWLKINTGMNRLGFAPEQVPAAMEKLRKHPAVRDITLMTHFSHADEPEGVAEQLELFKGLTAAYRLPRSLANSAALLRYPSTHSEWVRPGIMLYGASPFADASAQQLGLRPVMTLTSEIISVRELKAGDRVGYAGLFRADKTMRIGTVACGYADGYPRHAPTGTPIQVNGQRTRTLGRVSMDMLSVDLSEIPDADIGSPVTLWGTGLSVEEVAKSAGTISYELMCALTARVPVKY from the coding sequence ATGTCCCGCCCGATACAAGCTCACATCGACCTTTCCGCCCTGCAGAACAATCTGCGCGTGGCGCGCCGCACAGCATCCAGCCGCATCATGGCGGTCATCAAGGCGAACGCCTACGGGCATGGTTTGCTGCGTGTGGCCGAGGCATTGAATGAGGCGGAAGGGTTCGCATTGCTCGATGTGCGCGATGCCATCGCCCTGCGCGAGGCCGGTTTTCGCCAGACCATCCTGCTGCTGGAAGGCTTTTTCGACGCGGAAGAATTGCCGCTGCTGGCCGAATACGAACTGGGCAGCGTCATCCACAGCACCCGGCAGCTGGCCATGCTCGATGCCTGCCCGCGCCGCAACTCGCTGGAGGTGTGGCTCAAGATCAACACCGGCATGAACCGCCTGGGCTTCGCGCCGGAACAGGTTCCCGCAGCGATGGAGAAATTGCGCAAGCACCCGGCGGTACGCGACATCACCCTGATGACGCACTTCTCCCATGCCGACGAGCCGGAAGGTGTCGCCGAGCAACTCGAACTCTTCAAGGGATTGACCGCCGCTTATCGCTTGCCGCGTTCGCTGGCCAATTCCGCTGCACTGTTACGCTATCCGTCCACGCACAGCGAATGGGTGCGGCCCGGCATCATGCTTTACGGCGCATCGCCGTTCGCCGATGCCAGCGCTCAGCAGCTCGGCTTGCGTCCGGTGATGACCTTGACCAGCGAGATCATCTCGGTGCGCGAACTGAAGGCGGGCGACCGCGTCGGCTATGCCGGGCTGTTCCGTGCCGACAAGACGATGCGTATCGGCACGGTGGCCTGCGGTTATGCCGACGGCTATCCGCGCCATGCGCCGACCGGCACGCCGATCCAGGTGAACGGACAGCGCACCCGCACACTGGGGCGCGTCTCGATGGATATGCTGAGTGTCGACCTGAGCGAGATACCGGATGCCGATATCGGCAGTCCCGTCACCTTGTGGGGCACCGGATTGTCGGTGGAAGAGGTGGCGAAGTCGGCAGGAACCATCAGTTACGAGTTGATGTGCGCGCTGACGGCGCGGGTGCCAGTCAAATATTGA
- the lplT gene encoding lysophospholipid transporter LplT has translation MNRGFYTILIAQFFSALADNALLFAAIALLKQVHAPSWHTPVLQQAFIISFVILAPFVGAFADSLPKGRVMFISNAIKMVGCIAMLVGINPLLAYGLAGFGAAAYSPAKYGILTEYLPPERLVWANSWMEGLTVSAIILGAVIGGMLITPSIATAILQDLHVPMVVTPAELAIFIIFFMYLVAALFNLYIPLVPIEHKPFSRSPLFLLKDFWHCFTLLWKDPLGQVSLAVTTLFWGAGATLRLLVLSWAAVALHYSMGEAAKLIAWFAVGIAIGAVMAARLVKLEHAVNVLPVGIGMGLLVLVMIPITNPLLAILLLISIGMMAGFFVVPMNALLQHRGHLLIGAGRSIAVQNFNENISIFLMLGLYALMEKLELHLNLIILVFGLLMAGLMGLLYKKHGHDQDNGRI, from the coding sequence ATGAATCGAGGCTTCTACACAATTCTGATAGCGCAGTTCTTTTCCGCGCTCGCTGACAACGCTCTGCTGTTCGCCGCCATCGCCCTGTTGAAGCAGGTGCATGCGCCAAGCTGGCACACGCCTGTCCTGCAGCAGGCATTCATCATCTCGTTCGTCATTCTCGCCCCCTTTGTCGGTGCGTTCGCCGACTCGCTGCCCAAGGGTCGCGTGATGTTCATCAGCAACGCGATCAAGATGGTGGGCTGCATCGCCATGCTGGTCGGCATCAATCCGCTGCTGGCCTACGGCCTGGCCGGCTTCGGCGCGGCAGCATATTCGCCGGCCAAATACGGCATCCTCACCGAATACCTGCCGCCGGAAAGACTGGTGTGGGCGAACAGCTGGATGGAAGGCCTGACGGTCAGCGCCATCATCCTGGGCGCAGTGATCGGCGGCATGCTCATCACGCCCAGTATCGCCACAGCGATCCTGCAGGACTTGCATGTGCCGATGGTGGTGACCCCGGCAGAACTGGCCATCTTCATCATTTTCTTCATGTATCTTGTTGCGGCACTGTTCAACCTGTACATCCCGCTGGTACCCATCGAACACAAACCGTTCAGCCGCAGTCCGCTGTTCCTGCTCAAGGACTTCTGGCATTGCTTCACGCTGCTGTGGAAGGACCCGCTGGGACAGGTCTCGCTGGCTGTCACCACGCTGTTCTGGGGTGCGGGTGCGACGTTGCGTCTGCTGGTGCTGTCGTGGGCGGCTGTGGCGCTGCATTACAGCATGGGCGAAGCGGCCAAGCTGATCGCCTGGTTCGCCGTCGGCATTGCCATCGGCGCCGTGATGGCAGCGCGTCTGGTCAAACTCGAACACGCGGTGAACGTGCTGCCGGTAGGCATCGGCATGGGATTGCTGGTGCTGGTGATGATCCCGATCACCAACCCGCTGCTCGCCATCCTGCTGCTCATCAGCATCGGCATGATGGCCGGTTTCTTCGTGGTGCCGATGAACGCCCTGCTGCAGCACCGCGGACACTTGCTGATCGGCGCAGGCCGCTCCATCGCCGTGCAGAACTTCAACGAGAACATCAGCATCTTCCTCATGCTGGGACTCTATGCGCTGATGGAAAAACTCGAGCTCCATCTCAACCTCATCATTCTCGTGTTCGGCCTGCTGATGGCCGGCCTCATGGGTCTGCTGTACAAGAAACACGGCCACGACCAGGATAACGGCAGAATTTGA
- a CDS encoding esterase/lipase family protein, with amino-acid sequence MRALVASIIVCSILDLSGCATTSHDPALLTFDQSRLPPADLSLTIPGLGPCTNNPDRTLHLNSQQPVTVLVHGCRGSTGNFRALAEVMAFQGQQTACFDYDDRDSLMRSSAQLAASLDALARQMHDKQITVIGHSQGALISRKALVAERPDPMQDQQAQLRLVTISGPFSGIASAETCGSPSLLWRVVTLGMVKQVCQLISGDKWFEITSASDFIREPGKLRDQVQSYLKIDTDERGACYRDKEGNCIEKDYTFSLAEQYYPPVDHAPLVKNVEVKAGHVEIVGDQRVAPVKLIAILQQNGILNRTEPQRSAAFDLLLAKLYVHDN; translated from the coding sequence ATGAGAGCGCTCGTTGCATCGATCATCGTATGCTCGATTCTCGATCTGAGCGGCTGTGCTACCACCAGCCACGACCCGGCACTGCTCACTTTTGACCAATCCCGGTTGCCGCCTGCCGACCTCAGCCTGACGATCCCCGGTCTCGGCCCTTGCACCAACAACCCGGATCGCACGCTGCACCTCAACTCGCAACAGCCTGTGACCGTGCTGGTGCATGGTTGCCGCGGCTCGACCGGAAATTTCCGCGCACTGGCAGAAGTCATGGCGTTCCAGGGCCAGCAGACGGCCTGCTTCGATTACGACGACCGCGACAGCCTGATGCGCAGTTCGGCGCAACTGGCCGCTTCGCTCGATGCACTGGCAAGACAGATGCATGACAAACAGATCACCGTCATCGGCCACAGCCAGGGCGCGCTGATCTCGCGCAAGGCACTGGTGGCAGAGCGCCCCGACCCCATGCAGGACCAACAGGCTCAACTGCGACTGGTCACCATATCCGGCCCGTTCTCCGGCATCGCCTCGGCCGAGACATGCGGCTCACCTTCTCTGCTATGGCGCGTGGTGACACTGGGGATGGTGAAACAGGTGTGTCAACTCATCAGTGGCGACAAGTGGTTCGAGATCACCTCTGCTTCCGACTTCATCCGCGAACCTGGCAAACTGCGCGACCAGGTGCAGTCGTATCTGAAGATCGACACTGACGAGCGTGGCGCCTGCTATCGCGACAAAGAGGGCAATTGCATTGAGAAAGACTACACCTTCAGCCTGGCGGAACAGTATTACCCACCAGTCGACCATGCACCTCTGGTGAAGAACGTCGAGGTCAAGGCCGGGCATGTCGAGATCGTTGGCGACCAGCGTGTCGCCCCGGTCAAACTGATTGCCATCCTGCAGCAAAATGGCATACTTAACCGGACCGAGCCGCAGCGCAGCGCAGCATTCGACCTGTTACTGGCCAAACTGTATGTGCACGACAACTAA
- a CDS encoding peptidoglycan DD-metalloendopeptidase family protein, whose amino-acid sequence MYKLSANILRICFRASLLVLAVPTLAQASLPLSSDVPGGVAVVPLGSTSTIAGKPQTWLGEQPVLVTADHEQWYAVVGLPLSMTPGSHELRVKVGDETKTQYFMVNPKDYPEQRIILKDKSKVELSAANLARAEREIAAIHELEHHWSPIQDTDMDFIVPADGKLAGRFGLRRFFNGEPRAPHAGLDVAVAQGTPVMASAHGTVLAVGDYFFNGKTVFVDHGNGLITMYCHLERIDVQAGETVGKGQLLGLSGKTGRATGPHLHWSVVLNGTMVDPALFITEKHHSETALNTLE is encoded by the coding sequence ATGTACAAACTATCCGCCAATATTCTCCGCATCTGCTTCCGCGCCAGCCTGCTGGTTCTGGCTGTCCCTACACTTGCCCAGGCCAGCCTCCCCCTGTCCTCCGATGTTCCCGGCGGTGTCGCGGTCGTTCCTCTTGGCAGCACTTCCACCATTGCCGGCAAGCCGCAAACCTGGCTGGGTGAGCAACCAGTACTCGTCACCGCCGATCACGAACAATGGTACGCGGTGGTCGGCCTGCCACTGAGCATGACACCCGGTTCGCATGAACTGCGTGTCAAAGTCGGCGATGAAACGAAGACACAGTACTTCATGGTCAACCCCAAGGATTATCCCGAGCAGCGCATCATCCTCAAGGACAAAAGCAAGGTGGAGCTGTCGGCCGCCAACCTTGCGCGCGCCGAACGCGAGATCGCTGCGATCCATGAGCTGGAACACCACTGGAGTCCCATACAGGATACCGATATGGATTTCATCGTCCCCGCTGATGGCAAATTGGCCGGGCGCTTCGGACTGCGCCGATTCTTCAACGGCGAGCCGCGCGCGCCACATGCCGGGCTTGATGTGGCGGTAGCGCAAGGCACGCCGGTCATGGCGAGCGCTCATGGCACGGTGCTGGCGGTCGGCGACTATTTCTTCAACGGCAAAACAGTATTCGTCGACCATGGCAACGGGCTGATCACCATGTACTGCCACCTCGAACGGATCGATGTGCAAGCCGGGGAAACCGTCGGCAAAGGCCAGTTACTCGGGCTTTCCGGCAAAACAGGGCGTGCCACCGGCCCGCACCTGCACTGGAGCGTCGTACTGAACGGAACCATGGTCGATCCCGCGCTGTTCATAACGGAAAAACATCATTCCGAGACCGCCTTGAACACGCTTGAATGA
- a CDS encoding DUF2461 domain-containing protein, with amino-acid sequence MFTKATFKFLDELAANNDRAWFEANKPRYEALVREPALDFIEAMEPVLKTFAPNFRAEPRKMGGSLMRVFRDTRFSRDKTPYKTNIGIQFRHALGKDVHAPGFYVHVAADECFFAVGCWHPEADALGRIRDLIAQKPEKWFAARDDKKFVAQWELWGDSLTRPPRGYASDHPAIADLKRKDFVALAPLSVAEITGSGLVKLAGKRFAETAPFMAFLCAALEVPY; translated from the coding sequence ATGTTCACCAAAGCCACTTTCAAATTCCTCGACGAGCTGGCCGCCAACAACGACCGGGCCTGGTTCGAGGCGAACAAGCCGCGCTATGAAGCGCTGGTGCGCGAACCTGCACTGGACTTCATCGAGGCGATGGAACCCGTCCTCAAGACATTCGCCCCCAATTTCCGCGCCGAACCGCGCAAGATGGGCGGTTCGTTGATGCGCGTGTTTCGCGACACGCGTTTTTCGCGCGACAAGACGCCTTACAAGACCAACATCGGCATCCAGTTTCGCCACGCACTGGGCAAGGACGTGCATGCGCCCGGTTTCTACGTGCATGTCGCCGCGGACGAGTGCTTCTTTGCGGTCGGCTGCTGGCATCCGGAAGCAGATGCACTGGGACGGATACGCGATCTCATCGCACAGAAACCGGAAAAATGGTTTGCCGCACGCGACGACAAGAAATTCGTCGCGCAATGGGAGCTCTGGGGCGACAGTCTGACTCGCCCCCCGCGCGGCTATGCCAGCGATCACCCTGCGATAGCCGATCTGAAACGCAAGGATTTTGTCGCCCTGGCCCCGTTGTCCGTTGCAGAGATCACCGGTTCCGGCCTGGTCAAACTGGCAGGCAAGCGTTTTGCCGAGACGGCTCCATTCATGGCGTTCCTGTGCGCAGCGCTTGAAGTACCCTACTGA
- the ald gene encoding alanine dehydrogenase: protein MKIGIPKEIKTNENRISLVPAGAEALVSAGHTVIVEAGAGLGSGFSDAQYLAVGAQIARDADAVWAASDMIVKVKEPIESEWQRIRPGQTIFTYFHFAANEQLTKAHMASGAICIAYETVELPSRELPLLTPMSEVAGRMAVQEGAKYLEKLNGGRGILLGGVPGVPPAKVVILGAGVVGVNAAKIAAGMGASVVILDVSLERLRYLSDVMPANVQLVFSDRHNLLAQIANADLVIGAVLIHGAVAPKLIRREDLKTMRPGSVIVDVSVDQGGCIETTHPTTHENPTFIVDGVVHYGVANMPGGVPITSTLALTNATLPYVLQLANKGYRQALKESSALLNGLNIIGGKITHRKVAEAFGMEYRPAESFLD, encoded by the coding sequence ATGAAGATAGGCATCCCCAAAGAGATCAAAACCAACGAAAACCGCATCTCGCTGGTCCCGGCCGGAGCGGAAGCATTGGTGTCGGCCGGACATACGGTGATCGTCGAGGCAGGCGCGGGACTGGGCAGCGGTTTCAGCGACGCGCAATATCTGGCCGTGGGCGCGCAGATCGCCAGGGATGCGGATGCAGTCTGGGCAGCCTCCGACATGATCGTGAAGGTGAAAGAGCCGATCGAGTCGGAATGGCAACGCATCCGGCCGGGACAGACGATCTTCACCTACTTCCATTTTGCCGCCAACGAGCAACTGACCAAGGCACACATGGCATCCGGCGCGATCTGCATCGCTTATGAGACAGTCGAGTTGCCATCGCGCGAACTGCCCTTGCTGACGCCGATGTCGGAAGTGGCCGGGCGCATGGCGGTACAGGAAGGCGCCAAATATCTGGAGAAATTGAATGGCGGGCGCGGCATCCTGCTGGGCGGCGTGCCCGGTGTGCCTCCGGCCAAGGTAGTGATCCTCGGTGCCGGCGTGGTCGGCGTGAATGCGGCCAAGATCGCAGCCGGAATGGGCGCCAGCGTGGTCATCCTCGATGTGTCGCTGGAGCGGCTGCGCTACCTGAGCGATGTCATGCCGGCCAATGTACAACTGGTTTTTTCGGACCGGCACAATCTGCTGGCGCAGATCGCCAATGCCGATCTGGTCATCGGTGCGGTGCTGATACACGGTGCCGTTGCACCGAAACTGATCCGCCGCGAAGACCTCAAGACGATGCGCCCGGGCTCGGTGATCGTGGACGTCTCGGTCGACCAGGGCGGATGCATCGAAACGACTCATCCGACCACACATGAGAATCCCACCTTCATCGTGGACGGCGTAGTGCACTACGGCGTGGCCAACATGCCCGGCGGCGTACCGATCACCTCGACGCTGGCACTGACCAATGCCACCCTGCCCTATGTGCTGCAATTGGCCAACAAGGGATACCGGCAGGCGCTCAAGGAGTCTTCCGCCCTGCTCAACGGCCTCAATATCATCGGTGGCAAGATCACCCACCGCAAAGTCGCCGAAGCATTCGGCATGGAATATCGCCCGGCGGAATCCTTCCTCGATTAA
- a CDS encoding CapA family protein, producing the protein MLTLALTGDVMLGRYVNELLKNITPAEMWNDLLPHLAQADLRIVNLECALTGHRQPWERTEKMFHFRADPEAVRVLQAARIDACVLANNHILDFEERGLLDTLDALEAANICHAGAGADAAEAAIPAMLEVHGAPGYRVALLSFTDNEPVFAAEGGHPGTNYLEVSLQPETLARIAGCIGQARAQGADLVVFSNHWGANFIERPAAEFRSFARRVIDLGADIYYGHSAHICQGIEIHQGKPILYDTGNFIDDYAVHPLLRNDRSCLFKVMFEQGSLRRIELLPVSLGVGYVALARGKEFEAICARMEMLCAEFGTVLARHADRLVYEA; encoded by the coding sequence ATGCTGACACTGGCTCTCACCGGCGATGTGATGCTCGGTCGCTATGTGAACGAGTTGCTGAAGAACATCACGCCTGCGGAGATGTGGAACGACCTGTTGCCGCATCTGGCACAAGCCGATCTGCGTATCGTCAATCTGGAATGCGCCCTGACCGGCCATCGCCAGCCATGGGAACGCACCGAAAAGATGTTCCATTTTCGCGCCGACCCCGAAGCGGTGCGCGTATTGCAGGCGGCACGCATCGATGCCTGTGTGCTGGCCAACAACCACATCCTGGACTTCGAGGAGCGCGGCCTGCTCGATACTTTGGATGCGCTCGAAGCGGCAAATATCTGTCATGCGGGGGCCGGTGCCGATGCGGCCGAGGCTGCCATCCCAGCCATGCTCGAAGTGCATGGGGCGCCTGGCTACCGTGTGGCTCTTCTTTCTTTTACCGACAACGAACCTGTCTTTGCTGCCGAGGGCGGACATCCCGGCACCAACTATCTGGAAGTGTCGCTGCAGCCGGAGACGCTGGCGCGCATCGCCGGCTGTATCGGGCAGGCGCGTGCGCAGGGCGCCGATCTGGTGGTGTTCTCCAATCACTGGGGGGCAAATTTCATCGAACGTCCCGCTGCCGAATTCCGCAGCTTTGCCAGACGGGTGATCGATCTCGGTGCCGACATCTATTACGGGCACAGTGCACACATCTGTCAGGGTATCGAGATCCACCAGGGCAAACCCATCCTTTACGATACCGGCAATTTCATCGACGATTACGCAGTCCATCCGCTGCTGCGCAACGACCGTTCCTGCCTGTTCAAGGTGATGTTCGAACAGGGCAGCTTGCGCCGCATCGAGCTGCTGCCGGTCTCGCTGGGCGTCGGATATGTTGCGCTGGCACGCGGCAAGGAATTCGAGGCGATCTGTGCGCGCATGGAGATGCTGTGCGCAGAATTCGGGACTGTGCTCGCGCGCCATGCCGACCGGCTGGTATACGAGGCATGA
- a CDS encoding universal stress protein, translating to MINSSCTDPENQEATMYRRILVPIDGSDTSMHALQEAARLAERSAQIRLVYVLEEVYLLDAEGYTYFDITSLQEAMRQTGERTLSQAAEKVRQSNAAVETALLEAKGARIADVIGNEAGHWQADLIVIGTHGRSGLNRLLLGSVAEGVVRVASVPVLLVRAQ from the coding sequence ATGATCAACAGTTCATGTACCGACCCGGAAAACCAGGAGGCCACCATGTACCGGCGCATATTGGTTCCTATCGACGGCAGCGACACTTCCATGCATGCGTTGCAGGAGGCGGCCAGGCTGGCGGAGCGCTCTGCTCAAATTCGCCTGGTTTACGTGCTCGAGGAGGTTTATCTGCTTGATGCCGAGGGCTATACCTATTTCGATATCACCTCCTTGCAGGAAGCGATGCGGCAGACCGGAGAGCGCACACTTTCTCAAGCGGCAGAAAAAGTTCGGCAATCGAATGCGGCAGTCGAAACGGCGCTGCTCGAAGCAAAGGGGGCGCGCATAGCCGATGTGATCGGGAATGAGGCCGGGCATTGGCAGGCCGACCTGATCGTGATCGGCACGCATGGCCGATCTGGCCTGAACCGTTTGCTGCTGGGCAGCGTGGCCGAAGGCGTGGTGCGCGTGGCATCGGTTCCGGTGCTGCTGGTTCGTGCACAATGA